In the Methanobrevibacter boviskoreani JH1 genome, one interval contains:
- a CDS encoding KEOPS complex subunit Pcc1 codes for MEINSELTIKYKDKESAKISFESLKVDNEGFVKSKLNNDTVEFEINSDSLGSFLNTSDDLIASEIVVEKIITTSKKD; via the coding sequence ATGGAAATTAACTCAGAGTTAACAATCAAATATAAGGATAAAGAATCAGCCAAAATATCATTTGAAAGTTTAAAAGTTGATAATGAGGGATTTGTCAAATCTAAATTGAATAATGATACTGTTGAATTTGAAATAAACAGTGATTCATTAGGATCTTTTTTAAACACAAGTGATGATTTGATTGCATCTGAAATAGTTGTGGAAAAAATAATTACTACTTCTAAAAAAGATTAA